The region TTTGGTCGTATCTACGAATATTTCCTCAACAAATTCGCAATGAGTGGCGCACAAGAGGGTGGAGAATTTTTCACGCCTCCATCGTTGGTCCGCATGATTGTTAACATTATCGAACCAGATCATGGTCTGGTATTAGATCCAGCTTGTGGTTCTGCAGGTATGTTTGTGCAGACCGGGCATTTTATCCAGAATGTGAATCATCAGTTTGCGAACGATACGGTTACTTTCCATGGTCAGGAAAAAAGCGATACCAACACCAATCTGGCGCGTATGAACTTAGTGGTGCATGGGTTAGATGCAACCAACATTCGTCAGGGAAATACCTTTTACGACCAGATTGATCATCTCATTGGCCAATGCGATTTTGTTATGGCTAACCCGCCGTTTAACGTAGATGGCGTCGACACTAAAAAAGTGGAAGGCCAAGTTGATGATGCAGGCCGTCTGCCGTTTGGGCTGCCTGGCACCAATGCGAAAACAGGGGCGATCAGCAATGCGAATAGCTTGTGGCTCCAATATTTTTACTCCTACTTGAACGATAACGGTCGTGCAGGCTTTGTTATGGCATCGAGTGCTTCTGATGCAGGGAATAAAGATAGGGATATCCGTGAAAAGCTGGTCAAAACTGGTCACGTCGATGTGATGATGGCGATTGGTAATAAATTTTTCTACACCCGTAGCTTGCCATGCACTCTTTGGTTCTTTGATAAAGGCAAAGATCAGTCCGTAACCGATCAGGTGCTGATGATCGACGCGCGTAATGTTTATCACGTTGTTTCGGCTCGTTCGCATGTGTTTACAGAAGAACAGTTGGCGAACCTGAATGCGATTGTCTGGCTATATCGCGGGGAAACTGAAAAGTTCGTGGCATTGATCGCCCGTTATCAGGCGCAAGTGAAAGAGTGGTTGTCGCAATTACCAAAACTCATCCACAAAGATACGCGTGCCGTGCAGAAATTGAGCATGAAGCTTCAACGTTTTAGCCGTGACGTACAAATCGACGAGTTACTCGAACCATTCGCTAACGGTGCTGCGCTAACGACGGAACAAACCGCAGCGCGTCAGCAAGCTACAGCAGAGATGCAGGGGCATTTATCTGCCTTTAGGGCTGAGCTGGCGGCGGCTAACACCCATATACCCGATTCCCTTTCTGCATTGCTGACGGCTTGCGCACAAGCGCAAGCTAAAATTGCTCTGCTGCTGACAGAATCGGTTAATCACACTGCACAAGTTGCATTACAAACAACACTCGATGCACTGTCTCCGCAATTAAAGAGCACAATCAAACTGTTGGAAGCGCGTCATAAGCAATGGCTCAAGCTACTGGAAACAGCAGAGAAAACCTTACGAGCGCGCAATAGTAAGGCCTTTGATGGCAGGGCGATCCGTGAAGCAAAACGTGCCTTGCTGGTGGCCGATGTGAAAAAGAACGAAGAACCTACTGTGCGAGATGCGGTGCTCGATGCGCTGAAACAGGCTGTCTATTTCATTCATCAGGTGCACTGGTTGCATAGTCGTTTCCCTCATGCGCTATTTGATGATGTGCCCGGGCTTTGTAAAGCCGTCACCATTGATGACATTGCCGCAAATGATTATTCATTAACGCCTGGGCGTTATGTCGGTGTTGCCGCAGTAACTGAAGAGGATGAAGACGACTTTGCAGAGAGGTTGCGCGAGATCCATGATGAACTGGCAGAGCTAAATGACAAAGCGGCGGAGCTGGCGGTGCGGATTGCAGACAACTTTAAGGAGTTGTTGAGATGAGTTGGAGCGAGGTTGATTTTGAATCGCTGTTTGAGGTTTCAAGTCGTAATGGTGTTTATAAAAGCAAAGACCACCATGGTTCGGGTGTATCAATCGTCAATATGGGTGAATTGTTTGCGTTTAGCCGGATAAGCGATCAGCCTACGTCATTGATTCGGATGTCCGATGCGGAAATGGATAAGAACGGTCTTATCGATGGAGATCTGCTGTTTGGCCGTCGTTCACTGGTGGAAGAAGGAGCAGGAAAGTGTTCGCTGGTCTATAAGCCAAGCAAACCGATGACTTTTGAATCATCGATTATTCGAGTTCGTCTCAATCAGACCATTGCAGACCCTGAGTTTTTCTTCAATTATTTTCGTTCTCCTGTAGGGAGAGGAAGAATTCGAGCAATTGTTGGGGGCGCAACAATAAAAGGTATTCGAGGCAGCGATTTGCGGTTAATCAAAGTTCATTTACCCCCCGTTTATGAACAAATTGCAATTCGCCAGATTGTATCAACCTACGACGACCTGATTGCCACCAACCAGCGCCGTATCGCTTTACTCGAAGAGGCTGCTCGTCGCATTTATCGTGAATGGTTTGTCGCTTTGCGCTTTCCGGGGCACGAGTCTGTACCAGTGAAAGATGGTGTTCCGGAAGAGTGGGATTTTGATGTCGTTGGTATGTTTGGAAAGGTTGAAACTGGTAAAACTCCATCTACATCAAACCCAGATTTTTTTGGTGGTGAAATTCCCTTTATCAAAACACCAGATATGCACGGTAGAATGGTTACTAGTTCAGCGTTACAAACATTGAGCAATTCAGGGTCTGATTCGCAAAAGAATAAATTACTTCCTGTAGGTTCCGTTGCAGTTTCTTGTATTGGGACTGTTGGTGTCGTGTCAATAATTGGTCAACCAAGTCATACAAATCAACAAATTAACGCAATTATTCCACATAAAAATTTCTACCGCGTATATCTATATTTTACTCTTTCCGAACTCAGGGAATATATGCTTGGATTAGGGGGGGGATCCACAATGGCCAATATTAGCAAATCTAAATTTGCTAATATGCCGATATTGAAACCCAACGATGACGTTTTGAGTCAATTTGAGGAAATAGTTACTCCTATGGTTTCTCAAATTGAACAGCTCGAATCTGCCTGTGTTAAGTTAGTTCAAGCAAGAGACTTATTGCTTCCGAAACTCATGTCTGGCCAACTTGATGTTTCTAATATTTCATTGCCTGATGAGGTCGCCTTATGACCTCATTTACACCTGCTCGGTCTTACAGAGATAGAGAATTAATTCCCATGCTGACTTGCTGCTTAGGGCCGGTTACACGTATACTTACTAGTAACAAAACCCGCCAAGGCTATGTGTGCAAACGCATCCTCAAACCGGCGGGTTACTTTTTTGTGCACTCGGCAACTTCAATCCTGAGGTCAGTCGGGGGCACACAATGAAAGTCCCATTCAGCAAACCAGCCACCAGCTATGCACAGCAAGTAAGCCAGCTTCAGCAGCGTGGTATGGAATTCGATGACCCTGCACAGGCTGAATTCTACCTACAACATCTCAATTATTACCGTCTTGGCGCTTACTGGTTGCCTTTCGAAGCCAATCACGGCGCTCATTCATTTCGGCCCGGCACTCGTTTTTCGGATGTGCTGAATCTTTATTTATTCGATCGTGAACTTCGTTTGCTTGTTTTGGATGCTATCGAACGAGTAGAGGTGTCGGTACGC is a window of uncultured Tolumonas sp. DNA encoding:
- a CDS encoding N-6 DNA methylase, producing MNIQQLENELWEAADQLRANSKLTAAEYSMPVLGLIFLRHAENRFKAYLPEIEADIPSQVPVEQREELIRLGFQGKAAIYLPEEARFDHIANLAQGEQVGDVIDDAMDIIEQEHEVLKGALPRGYSAFEPDLLAELVKIFNRPAIKAATGDVFGRIYEYFLNKFAMSGAQEGGEFFTPPSLVRMIVNIIEPDHGLVLDPACGSAGMFVQTGHFIQNVNHQFANDTVTFHGQEKSDTNTNLARMNLVVHGLDATNIRQGNTFYDQIDHLIGQCDFVMANPPFNVDGVDTKKVEGQVDDAGRLPFGLPGTNAKTGAISNANSLWLQYFYSYLNDNGRAGFVMASSASDAGNKDRDIREKLVKTGHVDVMMAIGNKFFYTRSLPCTLWFFDKGKDQSVTDQVLMIDARNVYHVVSARSHVFTEEQLANLNAIVWLYRGETEKFVALIARYQAQVKEWLSQLPKLIHKDTRAVQKLSMKLQRFSRDVQIDELLEPFANGAALTTEQTAARQQATAEMQGHLSAFRAELAAANTHIPDSLSALLTACAQAQAKIALLLTESVNHTAQVALQTTLDALSPQLKSTIKLLEARHKQWLKLLETAEKTLRARNSKAFDGRAIREAKRALLVADVKKNEEPTVRDAVLDALKQAVYFIHQVHWLHSRFPHALFDDVPGLCKAVTIDDIAANDYSLTPGRYVGVAAVTEEDEDDFAERLREIHDELAELNDKAAELAVRIADNFKELLR
- a CDS encoding restriction endonuclease subunit S, which produces MSWSEVDFESLFEVSSRNGVYKSKDHHGSGVSIVNMGELFAFSRISDQPTSLIRMSDAEMDKNGLIDGDLLFGRRSLVEEGAGKCSLVYKPSKPMTFESSIIRVRLNQTIADPEFFFNYFRSPVGRGRIRAIVGGATIKGIRGSDLRLIKVHLPPVYEQIAIRQIVSTYDDLIATNQRRIALLEEAARRIYREWFVALRFPGHESVPVKDGVPEEWDFDVVGMFGKVETGKTPSTSNPDFFGGEIPFIKTPDMHGRMVTSSALQTLSNSGSDSQKNKLLPVGSVAVSCIGTVGVVSIIGQPSHTNQQINAIIPHKNFYRVYLYFTLSELREYMLGLGGGSTMANISKSKFANMPILKPNDDVLSQFEEIVTPMVSQIEQLESACVKLVQARDLLLPKLMSGQLDVSNISLPDEVAL